TCTTTAAATCCGCCATACGCACTTCGCGCCCAGCCATCGCATTGACCAGGGTCTGTAAATCATTTGTGCGCCTGGCAACCCGATCTTCCAGATCGAGAGTTAAGGCCTCCAGGGCAATTTGAGCTTGTTTTTGTTCGGTTATATCGCTATAGACTGCCACAATTTCCCCTAAAGGCAATTTATACACGAAATTCGCGCGCCATCCAATCAGACGTTCATCCTGATATTGTGAGATGGGGTGATGCTCGGGTACACCTGTCTGCCATACTCGTTGAAAAACATCAAATAAACCAAAGTCTTTCACGCCTGGAAACACCTGCAAGACGCTCTTCCCAATCAGGTCTTCTTTTTGTACATTGTCGATCTTTTCACCAGCCTGGTTGAAATCCACAAAAATAAAATCTTCGCCATCGGCAACGGCTTCGTAAACCGCCACGCCGCTGCTCATATTATTGAATAACTCACGATAGCGGACCGCATTATTCACCAACTCGGCATGGGCGGCTTTGCGAGCCGTAATATCCAGATGGGTTCCCACCATGCGTACTGGTTTGCCCGCGGTATCCCACTCGACAACTTTGCCGCGGTCCAGCACCCAAATCCACTCCCCTGATTTATGCTTCATTCGCACTTCGCACTCATACACCTCGGTTACGCCCAAAAAATGCTGTTCGATGGCTGCGTTCGCTTTTTTTAGATCGTCCGGGTGAGCATTTTGGAGCCAGGTTTCAATGCTGACGGGCTGAAGTTCATCCAGCGTAAAACCAATCATTTCCGCCCAACGTTCATTATATTCAAACTCACCAGTCTGCACGCG
Above is a genomic segment from Chloroflexota bacterium containing:
- a CDS encoding PAS domain-containing protein yields the protein MKEKMSSRDSLDPLKVSVDDLIRLTEQYQLAIDGSGVGLWDWRVQTGEFEYNERWAEMIGFTLDELQPVSIETWLQNAHPDDLKKANAAIEQHFLGVTEVYECEVRMKHKSGEWIWVLDRGKVVEWDTAGKPVRMVGTHLDITARKAAHAELVNNAVRYRELFNNMSSGVAVYEAVADGEDFIFVDFNQAGEKIDNVQKEDLIGKSVLQVFPGVKDFGLFDVFQRVWQTGVPEHHPISQYQDERLIGWRANFVYKLPLGEIVAVYSDITEQKQAQIALEALTLDLEDRVARRTNDLQTLVNAMAGREVRMADLKKVIRKLRAQLKAAGIEPVANDPYLEPFKDE